In Podospora pseudopauciseta strain CBS 411.78 chromosome 3, whole genome shotgun sequence, one genomic interval encodes:
- a CDS encoding hypothetical protein (COG:O; EggNog:ENOG503P08N), which produces MSLPSSDFRNIRHWIHNCDRLHTDCPPTPNQHRQPHEIPSWVLDLRNGCIVPGSTASRYVALSYVWSTIESEKLTLELWTGNLRQFQKSGFLDGMKQGFLPEVISDAIDLVKQLGERYLWVDRLCIVQDGRMKRSEIENMDNIYSGAYFTIIAAASPGLYVNLDRRHRSPMGVSLFHRYLYDKLLKSKWATRGWTFQEQVLSRRSIIFVNGDVFWDCRNSLWSYESPGPRKEAGEGYDAYSQKQIDNHEMAVTVPSTAFADFRLYRELVCLYSGRDLTYAQDVLSAFMGIINELSHTFPGGFVGGLPVLFLDAALLWQPFSRGKRRVWTQGRSEDADMPKTNLPSWSWCGWHVVVDPESLHVRSLEWLRPQMRTKPVVTWSVLSEDLRLERKLPEPRILEDYCRRFLDWGDWDTPPGWSRHDIRYPPPRNSTWTYCDTRSPKLDPNLFYTFTHISDPSKLFCHPIPMVNQGRKPTAHPQNWPYLHCEATTGCFKIQSILSRKSSAQVKREESRISLLHVTFTSLDKFHGGPKGEELCRVVSLADADGQPAGLLRIMDDDTEIRPGQEIELMAISLGFMGWDETFSSYEERVDLLKSADYPRMEHSFVRDPPSDDEDGTGSETAPLTFRPRRAAAVETAHSRAASPWGRKGEDYRFYNVLWIERRGGIAYRKAAGRVAREVWERNCGEKLSVILG; this is translated from the coding sequence ATGTCTTTACCATCGTCAGACTTTCGCAACATCCGTCACTGGATCCACAATTGCGACCGCCTGCACACCGATTGCCCACCGACGCCGAATCAGCATCGCCAACCTCACGAAATCCCGTCATGGGTTCTTGACCTACGGAATGGTTGTATCGTGCCTGGCAGCACAGCCTCCCGCTACGTGGCTCTCAGCTACGTCTGGTCGACGATTGAGAGTGAGAAGCTCACCCTCGAGCTGTGGACCGGCAACCTACGTCAGTTCCAAAAGAGCGGCTTCCTTGATGGTATGAAGCAGGGCTTCCTCCCCGAAGTTATCAGCGACGCCATCGATCTTGTCAAGCAGCTAGGGGAAAGATACCTGTGGGTTGATCGTCTGTGTATCGTGCAAGATGGGAGGATGAAACGAAGCGAGATCGAGAACATGGACAACATCTACTCCGGAGCTTacttcaccatcatcgcTGCTGCTTCGCCAGGCTTGTATGTCAATCTCGACCGGCGGCATCGTTCACCCATGGGGGTTTCCCTCTTCCACAGGTATCTCTACGATAAGCTCCTAAAGTCCAAATGGGCTACGCGAGGGTGGACATTCCAGGAACAGGTTCTTTCGCGACGCTCCATCATCTTCGTGAACGGGGATGTATTTTGGGACTGTCGGAACTCTTTATGGAGCTATGAGAGCCCTGGCCCTCGGAAGGAAGCAGGCGAGGGATATGACGCATACTCTCAGAAACAGATTGATAACCATGAGATGGCGGTTACGGTGCCATCGACCGCCTTCGCCGACTTTAGACTTTACAGAGAGCTTGTCTGCCTCTACAGCGGCCGTGACCTGACATATGCGCAGGATGTCCTGTCAGCCTTTATGGGAATCATCAACGAACTCTCACACACCTTTCCTGGTGGGTTCGTTGGTGGTCTACCTGTTCTGTTTCTGGATGCCGCACTACTGTGGCAGCCATTCAGCAGGGGCAAACGAAGAGTCTGGACGCAAGGGAGATCCGAGGATGCGGACATGCCCAAAACCAACCTCCCATCTTGGTCATGGTGCGGCTGGCACGTTGTTGTCGATCCGGAGAGCTTGCATGTGCGCTCTCTGGAGTGGCTACGTCCACAAATGCGGACTAAACCAGTTGTGACGTGGTCAGTTTTGTCGGAGGACCTGCGCCTCGAAAGGAAACTGCCCGAGCCAAGGATTCTGGAAGACTATTGCAGACGCTTCCTGGACTGGGGCGACTGGGATACCCCTCCGGGTTGGTCACGCCACGACATCAGGTACCCTCCTCCCAGGAATAGCACATGGACATACTGTGACACGCGCTCGCCCAAGCTCGACCCTAATCTATTCTACACGTTCACCCACATTTCAGATCCTAGCAAGCTGTTCTGTCATCCCATCCCGATGGTGAACCAAGGAAGGAAGCCCACGgcccacccccaaaactGGCCGTACCTCCACTGTGAAGCAACGACGGGATGTTTCAAGATCCAGTCAATTCTCAGCCGAAAGTCGTCAGCCCAAGTGAAGCGCGAGGAGTCCCGTATATCTTTGCTCCACGTGACATTCACGTCCCTCGACAAGTTCCACGGCGGACCGAAAGGAGAAGAATTATGTCGAGTCGTCTCCCTTGCTGATGCCGACGGCCAGCCTGCCGGGCTGTTACGAATCATGGACGACGACACCGAGATCAGACCCGGCCAGGAGATAGAGCTGATGGCCATATCGTTGGGATTCATGGGGTGGGATGAGACATTTTCGTCGTATGAAGAACGCGTCGACCTGTTGAAGTCGGCCGATTACCCACGCATGGAGCACAGTTTTGTGCGAGACCCGCCttcggatgatgaggatggtaCAGGTTCCGAGACGGCGCCGTTGACGTTTAGGCCTAGGCGTGCGGCGGCGGTAGAGACAGCTCACTCGCGAGCAGCATCGCCGTGGGGGCGTAAGGGGGAGGATTACCGGTTTTATAATGTTTTGTGGATTGAGCGGAGGGGTGGTATCGCGTATCGGAAGGCTGCTGggagggtggcgagggaggtttgggagaggAATTGTGGGGAGAAATTGAGTGTTATTCTTGGGTAA